The genome window AAAATAACACCTTGTTTCTTTAATTCCTCATCCAGTTGGACTTGAGCCTTTCCCGGAAGCAGCACAATTTCTCCCCCATGCTCACCATCGGCAAGAGGCTGGAGTAGTTCATCAGGAGGAGGGGTAAGATCTTTATATTCCTGCTCGCGGGGTAATCGGAATAAATCCGCCTTCAACCCTCGAATATCCGTCCTCCGCCACGCCTCTTCCTGAACAGAGGGCATGGGGAAGGTTTGAAAGTTTTGCCAGGCTTCTTTGCGGTAAGCAATCAAATCCGGGTGTGGCAGATTGAAATCTACCAGATTCTGGTCAAACTTAAATTCTTTAGGTTTTGAAATATCCGCCCGCCGGGTGCGGGTAACAATTCGCGGTGTTTCCTGTATTGCCATGACTTTTCCTCCCTTAACCGATTGAGCCTTCCATTTGCAACTGAATCAGCCGGTTCATCTCTACGGCATATTCCATGGGGAGTTCCTTGACCAGAGGCTCAATGAATCCCGAAACGACCATTGTGGTGGCTTCTTCTTCGCTTAAACCACGGCTCATGAGGTAGAAAAGTTGCTCTTCCCCAACTTTGGAGACCGAGGCTTCGTGTCCAATAGTGACATCTTCTTCATCGATCTCAATGTAAGGATAGGTATCCGAACGGGATTTATCATCCAGAAGGAGAGCATCACAGACGACATTGGAACGGACACCTTCAGCACCTTTGTAAACCTTCAGCAAGCCACGATAAGAAGTTCGGCCACCACTCTTGCTGATGGACTTTGAAGTGATTTTGCTACTGGTATGAGGAGCAAAGTGGATGACCTTTCCCCCGGCATCTTGATGCTGTCCTTTGCCCGCAAAGGCAATGGAGAGAATTTCCCCTCGGGCCCCAGGTTCCATCAAGTAGCAGGAGGGATACTTCATGGTTACCTTGGAACCAAGGTTGGCATCCACCCATTCCATCACACCATCGCCATATACCACAGCGCGTTGGGTGACCAGATTATAGACATTATTCGACCAGTTCTGAATGGTTGTATAGCGAACACGCGCACCCCGTTTCACCACAATCTCAATCACCCCGCTGTGGAATGAGTCGGTAGTGTATTGAGGAGCAGTACATCCTTCCACGTAGTGAACCTGAGCGCCTTCATCGGCAATGATCAAGGTGCGTTCAAACTGACCGATATTCGCAACATTTAGACGGAAATAGGCCTGAAGTGGCAAATCTACCTTTACGCCTTTAGGAACATACACGAATGAACCACCAGACCATACCGCGCTGTTCAGAGCGGCAAACTTATTGTCCTCAATAGGAACTACCGTGCCAAAATACTCGCGGAACAAATCAGGATGTTTTCGCAAACCATCTTCAATACTGAGGAAAATCACCCCTTGTTTTTCCAGGTGTTCCTGAATACTGTGGTACACCATCTCGGACTCATACTGAGCGCCCACGCCAGCAAGAAATTTCTGCTCCGCCTCCGGAATACCCAAACGGGTAAAAGTTTCCTTGATAGTGGCAGGAACATCATCCCATGAACGCCCTTCTTTGTCCGTCGGTTTGACATAGTAATAAATATCATTCAAATCCAGGTCGCTTAAGTCCGCCCCCCAAGTTGGCATGGGACGTTTCAGGAAATGATCCAGGGCTTTAAGACGAAACTCCAGCATCCATTGAGGTTCCCCCTTCATGCGGGAGATCTGCTCTACCACCTCGCGATCCAGCCCTTTACGGCTCTTAAACACATAAGTCTCAGGATCGCTAAAGCCATACCGATATTGATCCAGAGCCTCTAAAAACTCATTCTGCGGGGAGTTAGCCATATCAACCTCCTGATACCCGTAAAACCCTATGAAACGGCTTCGTACTTTTCGCGTACCCAATCGTATCCATGTTCCTCAAGATGAAGAGCAAGGTCGGCATCCCCAGACTCGACAATTCGTCCGCCCAACATGATGTGAACAAAGTCAGGGGTAATATAGTTTAAGATGCGCTGATAATGGGTGATCACCAGAACCCCCAAATCCTTGCTGCGCAAAGCGTTCACGCCTTCTGCCACAATACGGAGCGCATCAATATCCAAGCCTGAGTCGGTCTCATCCAGAATGGCGATTTCCGGCTGGAGCATTGCCATTTGCAAAATTTCGGCACGTTTTTTCTCACCACCCGAAAAGCCATCATTTAGATACCTTCCCGCAAAAGCGGGATCCATTTTGAGCAGTTCCATTTTGGATTTGAGAAGTTTGCGGAACTCGGGGATGGGAATGCCTTTGTCCTCGGGGTTTTCTGCACGACGTCGGGCATTAATAGCAGTGCGCAGGAAATTTGCCACCGTTACCCCTGGAATAGCAACGGGATATTGAAAAGCCAAGAAAATACCCAGGCGAGAACGCTCATCGGGCTCCAGTTCCAGGATATTTTGTCCTTTGAACCAGACTTCCCCTTCGGTTACCTCATAAGCAGGATGTCCCATCAGGGTGTATGCCAGTGTGGACTTGCCCGTACCGTTTGGACCCATAATCGCGTGAACTTCACCCTGACGAATAGTTAGATCCAGCCCTTTAATAATTTCTTTTCCTTCAATGGCTACATGTAAATTTTTGATGACCAACTCAGACATAACTTTCAACTCCTTTACCGTCTGGATTTTTCAATGAACTGATGGCATTATAGCATAGCAAAGCGGGTACGTCAATATTTAATATAAAAATCTTATATATTGACAAATTCCAAAGAAAAAGTTATACTACAAAACAAAAGCGGGACAGGAAGGCTATGGAACAAATCAAAAGCACGCGGGATAGAATTCTTCATACATTATTGACCCACCCCAGATCCACCATCAAGGAATTGGCTGACGCTGCTGGTATTAATGGAATCTCTGTAAGGCATCATTTAAACGCTTTAATGGCAGAAGGGTTAATTGTAATTGAAGAAGAACGTCACGGCGTGGGCAGGCCTCGCCAGGTGTACTCCCTTTCCGAAAAAGGGATGGAACGCTTTCCATCCCGATATCTGCGTCTGACCAACCGCTTACTGGAACAGTTAAAAGAAGCCCTTCCTGCTCCCATGGTGAGTCGATTGTTTGAACAAATTGCGGAAGATATTGCGGCAGAAGCGGCCGAAAAGGTAAAATCTCTGCCTTTCGAACAAAAAATGGAAGCAGTCAAACAATTGCTGGCTCAGGAAGGCTTCACAGTGGAATGGGAACAACAGGGTGACCAGTACGTGATTCGGGAAATTACCTGTCCGTACTATCAAATTGGTCAATCACACCCGGAAGTGTGCGCGGTGGATCAACAATTGATCAGCACCATGCTGGCAACCCCAGCAGAGAAAGTTTCCTGTGTATTGTCGGGAGACCCTCACTGTAGTTATATTATCAGCAAAAAATCTATCGTGGAGAAAGCCAAATGACCGAGACTCAAAACCAAAACCGTCCGGAATGGGGTATTGATTCTACACACCCCGAGTTGGTTGAACCGCTTACTGAAGCCTTACGCACGATTGTTGATCCGGAAATTGGTTTGAATATTATTCAGTTAGGGTTGGTTCGCGATGTAACCATTGAGGATGGCAATGCTTTAATCAAAATGATTCTCACCACTCCATTCTGCCCATATGGGCCAGCCATGCTGGAAACCACACGTCAGAAAACGGAAGAAGTTTTAGGGATACCCACACATATCGACTTTCGGGCAGATGAGATGTGGGACTTTTCCTATATGGAAGAAGGGCTGATTGATGATTGGGGGATTTACTAACTCCAGGGGTTCTTAAAAACCTGGATTAATTTCATTGCCAGCCCCATATCTCCTTTGACTTGTAAGCGGCCCTGAAAAAATGCATTCATTGGGTCGCTTTTCTTTTGTAAGATATCCATAAGTGTTTGCATGTCTGAAACCAACGTAAGATGTGGCTTTTCCACTCTTCCTTCGCCACCTTCAAGATGTCCGTTTTCGATCCGCAGGTAGTAATTTCCACCATTCATTCCACTTAACTCAACCTGGATAACGGCCTTGATTCCCCCTGCTTTTTCCGGTTGAAAAGCCTGCAACAGAATTTGAGTGATTTGATTTTTTTCTGGTTCTTGCATGATTTCCTCAACTCTCCAAAATTTCTCTGATTGTACCTGCAAC of Anaerolinea thermophila UNI-1 contains these proteins:
- the sufB gene encoding Fe-S cluster assembly protein SufB — encoded protein: MANSPQNEFLEALDQYRYGFSDPETYVFKSRKGLDREVVEQISRMKGEPQWMLEFRLKALDHFLKRPMPTWGADLSDLDLNDIYYYVKPTDKEGRSWDDVPATIKETFTRLGIPEAEQKFLAGVGAQYESEMVYHSIQEHLEKQGVIFLSIEDGLRKHPDLFREYFGTVVPIEDNKFAALNSAVWSGGSFVYVPKGVKVDLPLQAYFRLNVANIGQFERTLIIADEGAQVHYVEGCTAPQYTTDSFHSGVIEIVVKRGARVRYTTIQNWSNNVYNLVTQRAVVYGDGVMEWVDANLGSKVTMKYPSCYLMEPGARGEILSIAFAGKGQHQDAGGKVIHFAPHTSSKITSKSISKSGGRTSYRGLLKVYKGAEGVRSNVVCDALLLDDKSRSDTYPYIEIDEEDVTIGHEASVSKVGEEQLFYLMSRGLSEEEATTMVVSGFIEPLVKELPMEYAVEMNRLIQLQMEGSIG
- the sufC gene encoding Fe-S cluster assembly ATPase SufC translates to MSELVIKNLHVAIEGKEIIKGLDLTIRQGEVHAIMGPNGTGKSTLAYTLMGHPAYEVTEGEVWFKGQNILELEPDERSRLGIFLAFQYPVAIPGVTVANFLRTAINARRRAENPEDKGIPIPEFRKLLKSKMELLKMDPAFAGRYLNDGFSGGEKKRAEILQMAMLQPEIAILDETDSGLDIDALRIVAEGVNALRSKDLGVLVITHYQRILNYITPDFVHIMLGGRIVESGDADLALHLEEHGYDWVREKYEAVS
- a CDS encoding helix-turn-helix transcriptional regulator, with amino-acid sequence MEQIKSTRDRILHTLLTHPRSTIKELADAAGINGISVRHHLNALMAEGLIVIEEERHGVGRPRQVYSLSEKGMERFPSRYLRLTNRLLEQLKEALPAPMVSRLFEQIAEDIAAEAAEKVKSLPFEQKMEAVKQLLAQEGFTVEWEQQGDQYVIREITCPYYQIGQSHPEVCAVDQQLISTMLATPAEKVSCVLSGDPHCSYIISKKSIVEKAK
- a CDS encoding metal-sulfur cluster assembly factor, with the translated sequence MTETQNQNRPEWGIDSTHPELVEPLTEALRTIVDPEIGLNIIQLGLVRDVTIEDGNALIKMILTTPFCPYGPAMLETTRQKTEEVLGIPTHIDFRADEMWDFSYMEEGLIDDWGIY
- a CDS encoding SCP2 sterol-binding domain-containing protein; this translates as MQEPEKNQITQILLQAFQPEKAGGIKAVIQVELSGMNGGNYYLRIENGHLEGGEGRVEKPHLTLVSDMQTLMDILQKKSDPMNAFFQGRLQVKGDMGLAMKLIQVFKNPWS